One segment of Panthera leo isolate Ple1 chromosome A3, P.leo_Ple1_pat1.1, whole genome shotgun sequence DNA contains the following:
- the RAD51AP2 gene encoding LOW QUALITY PROTEIN: RAD51-associated protein 2 (The sequence of the model RefSeq protein was modified relative to this genomic sequence to represent the inferred CDS: inserted 2 bases in 1 codon) gives MSFTQCTAQGAGFREPATSLPPPEDADSRPPRSKRPRLTEPGSASEVEWRLPLVPRLSEVEKAWQLLSPRPFPALLLSANAIFGNSTDSRVEKSVGGEQICSPRCPNGKFEANSCLQSLPSRSFDSGLRASGKSCEAGLNDKEVFGVHRSDRAGAEVRPLLPNPSADDIHGVKRNAAGKQYSVQGRDGIQEDDSSVKQTENLFGDVTFYKEIKCRWKADGVTPSHKKENNISASALNISKSQNQPSMEIAKASYFRDRGTISIPEFPTDLNSKMSSVYLKGTAKKKNDKNEAYVRDFTNVYWSQNRPDVKKQKLQDDKNIVDADAENIFSACYESNHQSLSNQNICVRKKDLIGLNYYNHSSIKSDVTDSEKNFTIILRNANLEEAETCLDIHTFTRLEKSQSQGSNISHISEKIGAVCWIWGNYKTQSENVKRTGEQLNFLQLVEIDLLSKGDYHYTKALNTREEQSKLLMIGTLGSQKALISFFQLNGKGESNNLLQLRYSATQKGSYLSKVFENSIMEILNFHENISGNQKNDNILNWHEIFKDKKQVDLQNLITKNMNVNRKNDMLSVCLQTSISGPLNSILKTNIASLLNNFNCFIRIENDPKLQERCIVKWIMYLHYSKNSIVENHTVYLARTLTFSRLLEGNMKPMLRKRKLFKTEQVFEESKKKPSFTMTTKNKHFPIFETYEKNPLLMDFDDMDEISLTKDIYKNKSCPEQFMNEENWTHCTPNAVKTHVKSGSQFIQNHRYINEKLYEVNLYNQDLNTERKKEHNKISISFKCIFEDFFNIRPRAIPTNHYINHSEQTNLGTIMQVLNFGSLLSEINGKKQDSILKEEVKVTAQSLTNSCQINKDIKIEKEEKNNFCLMDGMFSMQPVSLMSKKVNAEETKYINQNNVADRNEYEHVLQESELANSEYFHPKNDSTECVNHQFETDLSLGNNECFQDLTAKCLSTEAQTIVSNFEMKSKFDLVLEELHMFHEISKENKIVSTAATNNGQEYYLRENNDIEEVKTEMKEDLKMVTVNEICVSSLLRDTITCPNMHKRHQSLFKWKAVSNNGKQEVPNEYCCSRAAEEEFLYSTSKEDCENPPSKRPAFFSDELREEKMTYLLKGGSNFSHGISRVLPLKTCSRPIRIGLSRKAKLKQLHPYLKXKCYENLKEDIGL, from the exons ATGTCCTTCACGCAGTGCACCGCGCAGGGTGCCGGGTTCAGGGAGCCTGCCACCTCCTTACCGCCTCCTGAGGACGCTGATTCCCGACCGCCCCGAAGTAAGCGGCCCCGTCTAACGGAGCCCGGCAGTGCCTCTGAGGTGGAGTGGAGGCTGCCTCTGGTGCCTCGCTTGTCTGAGGTGGAAAAAGCCTGGCAGTTGTTGTCGCCCAGACCCTTCCCGGCCCTTCTTCTTTCAGCGAATGCGATTTTTGGTAACTCCACAGACTCGCGTGTGGAGAAATCAGTCGGTGGGGAGCAGATATGTAGTCCGAGATGCCCAAATGGCAAATTTGAGGCGAATAGTTGTTTGCAGTCTCTGCCCTCACGAAGTTTTGATTCTGGTTTGAGGGCTTCTGGAAAGTCTTGTGAAGCAGGACTGAATGACAAAGAGGTTTTCGGTGTGCACCGCAGTGACAGAGCTGGAGCAGAGGTCCGTCCGCTTCTGCCCAACCCCTCTGCAGACGATATACATGGAGTTAAAAGAAATGCGGCTGGAAAACAATACTCAGTGCAAGGGAGGGACGGTATTCAGGAGGACGATAGTTCTGTGAAACAGACAGAAAACCTATTTGGGGATGTTACCTTTTACAAGGAAATTAAGTGCAGATGGAAAGCTGACGGTGTTACGCCAtctcataaaaaggaaaataacatttcagCATCGGCACTAAATATATCAAAATCTCAAAACCAGCCCAGCATGGAAATTGCCAAAGCCAGCTATTTTAGAGATAGAGGCACAATAAGTATCCCTGAGTTTCCAACTGATTTAAATAGCAAAATGTCCTCTGTCTATTTAAAGggaacagcaaagaaaaagaatgacaaaaacgAGGCATATGTTAGGGATTTCACAAACGTTTACTGGTCCCAAAATAGACCTGATGTTAAGAAGCAAAAGTTACAGGATGATAAAAACATTGTGGATGCCgatgcagaaaatattttttctgcatgcTATGAAAGTAACCACCAGTCACTCAGCAACCAAAATATTTGTGTGAGAAAAAAAGACTTGATCGGTTTAAACTACTATAACCACAGTAGTATCAAATCTGATGTAACAGACTCTGAAAAGAATTTCACTATAATACTGAGGAATGCAAATTTGGAAGAAGCAGAAACATGCCTGGACATTCACACGTTTACCAGATTAGAAAAGTCTCAAAGCCAGGGCTCTAATATTAGTCACATCTCAGAAAAAATAGGGGCAGTTTGTTGGATTTGGGGTAATTACAAGACTCAAAGTGAAAATGTTAAAAGAACTGGAGAACAATTGAATTTTCTACAATTAGTAGAAATAGATCTTTTAAGCAAAGGAGATTATCACTATACAAAAGCCCTGAATACACGTGAAGAACAATCAAAGCTTCTCATGATCGGAACACTTGGGAGCCAAAAAGCTTTAATAAGTTTTTTTCAGTTAAATGGTAAAGGAGAAAGCAACAATCTGCTACAATTAAGATATTCTGCTACACAAAAAGGCTCTTATTTAAgcaaagtttttgaaaattccattatggaaattttgaattttcatgaaaatatctCAGGAAatcaaaaaaatgataatattttaaactgGCATGAAATTTTCAAGGATAAGAAGCAAGTTGATCTTCAAAATCTAATAACTAAGAATATGAATGTCAATAGAAAAAATGATATGTTAAGTGTATGTTTACAAACCAGTATTTCAGGACCTCTAAATAGCATATTGAAAACCAACATAGCTTCTTTGCTGAATAACTTTAACTGTTTCATTAGAATTGAAAATGATCCTAAATTACAAGAGAGATGCATTGTCAAATGGATAATGTATTTGCATTATTCAAAAAATAGTATAGTGGAAAATCATACTGTGTATCTAGCAAGGACTTTAACTTTTTCAAGACTGTTAGAAGGTAACATGAAACctatgttaagaaaaagaaagttatttaaaacTGAACAAGTTTTTGAAGAGTCTAAGAAAAAACCTTCTTTCACTATGAcgactaaaaataaacattttccaatttttgaaacatatgaaaaaaatcctcttttaaTGGATTTTGATGACATGGATGAAATTTCTTTGACAAAAGACATTTACAAGAATAAGAGCTGTCCTGAACAATTCATGAATGAGGAAAATTGGACTCACTGTACACCTAATGCTGTTAAAACACATGTTAAATCTGGTTCTCAATTTATACAGAACCATAGATATATTAATGAAAAATTGTATGAAGTAAATCTGTATAACCAGGATTtaaatactgaaaggaaaaaggagcATAATAAGATCAGCATTAGTTTTAAGTGCATATTTGAAGATTTCTTCAATATTAGGCCCCGGGCCATACCAACAAACCACTACATAAACCATAGTGAACAAACCAATCTTGGGACTATAATGCAGGTTCTAAATTTTGGGAGCTTGCTAAGTGAAATCAACGGGAAAAAACAAGACTCAATTTTGAAAGAGGAAGTAAAAGTCACAGCACAAAGTTTAACAAACAGTTGCCAAATTAACAAAGACATTaagatagaaaaggaagagaagaataatttttgtttaatggatGGCATGTTTTCTATGCAACCAGTTTCACTAATGAGTAAAAAAGTAAATGCGGAAGAAAccaaatatattaatcaaaataATGTAGCTGACAGAAATGAATATGAGCATGTTTTGCAAGAAAGTGAGTTAGCTAATTCAGAGTATTTTCATCCAAAGAATGACTCTACAGAATGTGTTAATCATCAATTTGAAACTGATTTGAGTCTAGGGAACAATGAATGTTTTCAGGATTTAACTGCCAAGTGTTTATCAACAGAAGCTCAGACAATAGTGAGCAATTTTGAGATGAAGAGTAAATTTGATTTAGTACTTGAAGAACTTCATATGTTTCATGAAAtcagtaaggaaaacaaaattgtaagCACTGCGGCAACAAACAATGGGCAAGAATATTACCTTAGAGAAAATAATGATATTGAGGAGGTAAAAACGGAGATGAAAGAAGATTTGAAAATGGTTACAGTCAACGAAATATGTGTATCTTCTTTGCTCCGTGATACTATAACATGTCCTAATATGCATAAGAGACACCaaagtttatttaaatggaaagcaGTATCCAATAATGGGAAACAGGAAGTTCCAAATGAATATTGCTGTTCAAGAGCAGCAGAGGAAGAATTTCTTTATTCCACTTCTAAGGAAG ACTGTGAAAATCCTCCATCTAAAAGGCCTGCTTTTTTCTCTGATGAACTTAGGGAGGAAAAAATGACTTACTTACTGAAGGGAG GTAGTAATTTTTCACATGGAATTTCAAGAGTACTACCTCTTAAGACATGCAGTCGACCAATCAGAATTGGTTTGTCAAGAAAAGCTAAGCTTAAACAACTTCATCCCTATCTGAA TAAATGTTATGAGAACTTAAAAGAAGACATTGGActttaa